The region AGAGCAAGGTTGCGTTGGTTCGTTCAAGCTGGCTGCAGGCAACTCTGtggtgagaagaaaaaaaattcagtggcgattacgatactccctaatacgaaatttgagcgctgCTCTGTACTTGTGTtcctttcgcgatatattggccggCATGGACAATCAatgtcgtgcggcacgttgcgaacGGATCCAAGTGTGGTGCGACTGTGTTGCTAACCTGAATATCGCGAGAGCTagcgtgtgggtgacgcgtgggtgcgattcaaagcagccgccgccgctgaCAGACCTCCCAGAAGATACGCGGTACTCCGGCGCCATCTCttagccatcgtcgccgcgctACACTTTTGTTACCACGtcttcaccataccctcctccgctttacgCCTCATGGTACCGCTGCACACTCCTCTGCGCTTTCCGCCTCGCGACTTTCATCTCCCGCTGAGGTTGCCGTTAGCTTtaatctttcgctgtgcttgGTCGCTCGGTTACGCACCGACGCCAACGTTCACCGCAGGAACGTGCGTCTAATAGATGCTCGCTAAAAGCACAATGCTAGAGGTGTGAAGAAGGCCAACGGAGACAAGAATGCAGCCGAGAAGTCCGCAAGCACCAGGTATACTTACAAGAAGTCCACGACGAAGTCTCTCAAGAAGGGGGCGGCCAAGAAGGCCCAACCAGCAAAGAAGCCAATGGCCGAGGAGAAGGTGTCGCTGCCCAAGAAACCCAAGAAGCCGGCGGCCAAGAAACCGGTCACTCCCAAGAAGACACCCAAGAACTAAAGCTCGGCGTCCAGGAGTCGGCGTCAACACCCACAGACACAAGGGCTTGAGTCGCTGGGTATGTGCTACTCGGTAGTTGGCCGAACACCCAACATGGGCACTGCGAATGGGCGCGTACCCATTTATACGAGCGATCCTCCAGAATGGATGTTTCAAGGGGGATAAACGCTACGTAGCCCCAAATAAAGGCTATAACGGATAATCTACGACACGCAAATCCTCATTGGACGTGGTGGCTTCATGGAGGGCCATTGCAACAAAGCTGCAACCAGAATTCTGTCCGATTACGGAGTTTCAAATGAGCTGCGGTGAGTACACGATGTAGTGGTATCATTTATCAGTGTGGTTGGCAGCCAGATTGCCACTTGGTGTGTCTTGTTTTACGGTGAAGCTTTTTAAGCCAGTCGTAAAATGTGCGCCTTTCacgaagtcatcatcatcagcattggctcgaacgtggttgtcttccgcagctggctcgctgCCGCCCGTCGGTTAGAGCTCGTACTCGCGGtcgtttggtttggtttggttcctatagaaatagcacattccactacgggggattggccatgaatcaggCTTGTGCCACTGTTCCCatgttcgtcgtcatcttccacaactggctgcgtGGCCTCTTATCATACCTGCGTGCAATTTCActactcttctgtcgtcgtaatgcggaggcaaagcttgcactaggccgcgcaaagcttctgacacaacgaagctggccgttCTATTGTGTCTCCTGGTATTAGCTAGGCTGAACTTAGCTATGTCGAGCTTGAACTTGGATGTATCTACGTTGAACTTGGTAGCGACTACCCCTGTGTTGAGCTtcgttatgccaggtatctcatAGGTTGTGACGcaatcaatcagccagcttcgctgtgtctgaAGCTGTGCGCGGCCaagcgcaagttttttttttggaACAGTTCGTTTTTCACCACAGAATCTATTAATTGAGCCAACAATGGGAAACGCACACGTTGAATACTAGGACTAATAATAGCCAAATATACTCAAATATGTGTCCTGACTGAGCTCGTCCAGCAGCAGCCAAATATAACCGATAGCTTCACCGGCGACTGCCTACACAGTACAAGCGCCCAGGTTCCCCCTTCTCGTTCACTTGGCCGCGTATTTACAACCGCAATATCAATTTCACCGAGCCGCCATATGTGCGTTTTCTTTCATAACTTAAGACTGATGCCAGAAGGTATTTGTCTTGATTAGAAGACAAACGTAGCATTAAGATATATGAAAATTTGCATCAAGGCAGGTATCTTATGCCAATAATACTTCAATTACGTATACTTCTTTTAAAATAAATGTTTGCTGCAAACAATTATACCGACACCGCCCGAAAGTGAAGCGAGCGTTATATAAGCATGGAAATGGTGTCGTCCCAGGACGACAGCATAAAAGCGGCGACATACTAGCTTCTCAGACACCATAGGTATAATATGGCCCAGCGCTAATTGCTGCATAAGCCGTAGCTTGTCGCACCACAAACAATGTCGAGAATTTTCTACAACGGGCGCTAAATGAAGCGCTACACATCATTAAAATGACGCTGATGAAAGTGGCCTACTTAGTGACATATTCACGGAATGTTTCAACAGCGATCAACTATCTAAGATTGGTGCAATCGTAGCACTCcacaaatgtaccaaattttcttacTATATTGCACTGGTTCTTTTTTTAAGGCTCTAATACTGCATAAAGCTGCCAAGAACGAGAAAAACAGTTCACTTCGAAAAATTAGTCAGCGCCACATAACGGTACCTCATAATGAAAATAAGTAAAAGGAGCGCATTTTCAATAATTGCATTTCCCTGAAGAAACTCAGAATAAAAGTATCCTGCCAGCAGCCGATCAGATAGTGACATTTgcagataatggcggccgtgcagcttCCATGCCTATCCAAAATAAAAACTCACATCTGAGAATGCGTCTGTTTGCCGCACGCTTCGACTCACCCCACAGCGTTATCAGTGTGCAATGCCTGATATCTCATCTGGTGATGATAAAACAGTCAGGGTCTGGATGCACCTTCGCTGCCATAGCATCGCTTATCAATTGTATTCACTGTAACCGAATGAAAAGATGATTTGAACTACAGAAATGAAATCACCAGAGAAATGTGGTAGGGGAAATAGTGCCTGCGACAACACGTTTCCACCgaagccgtggcctagtggtttgAGCGTCCGCCACGGCTACGGGAGGTGgttggttcgattcccaccgacgCATACCCAACGGGAACGTGCCAATTGCGCGTTGGGGAAGGTGCCCCCTGCCTGGCGCTCGGTGTTGTCAGGGGTGTGCTACGCCTGCGGGCATAGGCTTCCAGTGTCACATTATGTCCCAGGGAATTTCCCAGAATCGAACCGCAGCCCGTAAGGGTGGTTCACTCTCAATATTGCCAGATGTAAATAATTTCAAGAACACTCACTCATTGTACTTATACCACTACTTCTACACTCATTCAGGTGCATACGCAACTTTACGTGTAAATATGTTCAAGAACACTCGCTCATTGTAATTATCACATTCCTTAATCTTGTATATAATATATTGTTCCAGCTGCATGACTTTACCCACAGATGCCTCGGTGATGGCATGAGTGGCACTCCGATCACTGTGATTCCAGCCTTTTTTGATGCAACCTCTAAAGGTGACCGAACTTATGTTGAAACCTTCTGAAAGCTCCGAATAAAAATCCGTAAAACATGCTCACATTTCCTCTACAATTTGGTGTATTATTTATTGCACTCGTATGCCTGAATTTTATGTTCGATAAAGCAAATTCTAACTGCATCTTCTAACACCACCTTACTAAAATATTTTGTCGCCCTGGCTTACACCTTCCGTTATGTTTGGCTAGCATACACTCCATCTTAAGAAGTGTTAGCTTTTCCCTCTTCGCAACTGGCTTGGCGGGAGCACGCACCATTCCCCTCAGCGCGTTTCGTCGCCTTCCGTCGCCCAAATCCGACCTACCACCGATGTACCAGTGACCCCGAAAATAGCCGAAAAAGGCCCAAAAAATCTATTGGGTTTAACATTCTGCTTCGAGTGCATTCAGAACCCTTTTTTACGTATGAAAGGAAAGTGATAATATTGTTCCGTATCGATTTGTTATATTACACATCTGAGTCATATTACTGACCTCCATTTTCCAATGATCATACGGACACAACTAAGGAGGCTGATTTTACATACCTTCATTGTAGtgaatttcaaagcaatttatacttTCCGAAGAGCAGTATACGCCGCGAACACAcgcaatcgctactaattgcaacGATTCAGCTTGTCGatgtggccaaatcgaaacgcgccaagcgtctcaaggcACCGCAGTAAAACAATAAAGGCTTTTTATGTCGCCTGTCGATGCACGTGCCCGTGGTATAATGCATGATTTCAATGCCGGGCTTCTATGCTAGTGGTCCTGTGTTGGAATCCCGCCGTCGGGGAACATCAAAAGggtttatttatatatttttacaGTGTACTTCGACGAAAATGATCACTTTACAAAGTtccgaagccgtttgaagccagaggGACGAAGTTTAGGGAATTCTATGTACTGCCCACAATTCCCATGCTGCTGAACCGCCCCATTGGAGCTCCCGTAGAGactatcccttacaaaaatgagtttagattgtctgtagaatgtctaaagacttcttgtagacaactttgcctttctgTAGCTTTGTTCTTTCgctgataaataatctatagactgtctatagacaaaagttgataacaTTTCCAGTTCTTTTTGTCTACTAACTTTCTATAGACTaactatagaaaaaagtcgatccAGTCTTTATTCTTGTACATTCATTctctatagacggtctatagacaaaagttagtaagatttcatttctttttgtctactcccatgcTATTGTCGGTCTACAGGAAAGAGTCGataagatgtctgtttatttttctCTACTTCCTCtatatagactatctatagaaaaaagtcgatacagtctctatttattcttgtctattcattttctatagactgtctataggaAAATGGTAATAAGATTCTTATTtgtttttgtctactcccattctacagtcggtctacagaaaaaagtcgataagatgtttgtttgtctacttcctctctatagaaaACCTATAGAAAAAAAGTCGGTActgtctctatttattcttgtccattcattgtctatggactgtctatagacaaaaataataagattcttatttctttttgtctactcccattctac is a window of Dermacentor silvarum isolate Dsil-2018 chromosome 4, BIME_Dsil_1.4, whole genome shotgun sequence DNA encoding:
- the LOC119449005 gene encoding histone H1-gamma, late-like, whose translation is MPSRQQASHHGQPPQGVVHGERVHWRAEGAQRVVAAGMREEKQRREHYVTQRGVKKANGDKNAAEKSASTRYTYKKSTTKSLKKGAAKKAQPAKKPMAEEKVSLPKKPKKPAAKKPVTPKKTPKN